AGGTTGATTACTAACTTTTCGACAGGCGCGGGGGACCGTCTGCCATTCGAAGTACACTTGTGGAGCTTCAAGAATTAATTCCATTTCAATCACCTACTCTTAAAAAGGAACATAAAGTAGTTTACCATTCTACTGGCCAGGTAATTACCGTAATATGTGTAGATATTTATTCTGCAGTCATTTGTTCACGCTACGCTCACTTCTCAGCGGTAAGTGCAAGTGCATTGCCGCCATATATGCTGGAGAAGTGCTTTTAAGGATGGATAAGTTGAATTATTTGAAGTCCTCGTGAGTCTGCACATATTCCATCGCTATTTTTCGTCGAGCTGCGCACGGCTGGGGCTCTGGCCGCCAGGGACAGGATAGTAGCGGAATTGAATTCCGACATTATATCCTATTATCTGATGCCATTCCCTTCCACACTTGTTTCGATCAAGCATGGTCTCATATTCTCGAACATCTGAACCTTCCAAAGACAATGACTTGCCCATGTAGCGAAATAGAAACTCGAATTACCGCATTAGGATCTGGTTTGCGAATGACCCACCGACATAGACCCACTTGGCGCCGGGTAAAATAAGCTTAATCCGAACTGAAGACAAAGTCCGAATTGGGTTCGCAAACCGGCACCAAATTTGTATCCCAACTCGTGGGGACGGTTATTGAACCATGGATTTGACAGTGTTGGTGAGGCGCGGGAAAAAGCATACTGGTTTTGATGAATGTTATCAACAAGCAGCGCGAGACTCCATAATATGCCCCGATCTTCTTGTGGTGAGTACAGTCGGTCATGCACCTGACTTCAGTTAACTGTTGAAAAGCGCTGCACATGAGAACTTCATATCCAGAGCCGGTATTACAAACGACCGTCATTGAAGCATTGAAGCACGCACACGGAACTCAAGATGGGCATGTTCAACTACTTCACAACTATATCTCTCCTACTCTACCAAGTGGCAGCCACAAGCACACCGACCGCTCAAACCCTCAACGGAACCTACAGTGGCCTCTATTCCCAATCCTTCAACCAAGACTTCTTTCTCGGTATTCCATACCTTCAAGCCCCCGTCGGCAACAGACGCTTCCACCCAGCAGACAGCCTTACCAGCGCCTGGAATGGAACTGTCGCAGCAACATCCTACGCACCGTCATGTGTCGGATATGATACCTCCGTTGACGTGAGCGAAATGGCTGAAGACTGCCTCTATCTCAACGTGATCCGACCTCATGCTGTCTCTGACTCTGCCAAGTTGCCTGTTGTCGTCTTCCTGCACGGTGGTGGCTTCTGGGGTGGCAGTGCCAGCGAGAGCCGCTACAACCTCTCCTACATCGTTGACCAGTCAACCAAGCTAGGTCAACCGAttctggccatcagcttcaaCTACCGTCTCAGTGCTTGGGGATTCATGTACAGCAACGAAGTCAGGGACACCGGCGCTACCAACATCGGTTTACGAGACCAACGCTTTGCACTGGCTTGGATTCAGGAGAATATCGCTGGGTTCGGAGGCGATCCGGCTAAGGTCACGCTCTGGGGACAAGATGCCGGCGCATCTAGTATCGGATTCCAGATCACGGCATATGAAGGCCGAAATGACAGTCTTCTGCGCGCTGCGATCATGGAGAGCGGGAATCCAACACCAATTCAAGGCCTGAACGGTACGCAATACTACCAACCTATGTACGATGCCATTGTGCAGCGGGTCTCGCCTTCTGCTGCGTATGCGGCTGAGAATGGCATGTCGGGTAGCAATACCTGTTTTGAAGCGACGGATCGGATGAATTGTCTTCGGAATGTCAGCTTCTCTGATATCAATGAGGCGATTAACTCGACGAACCCGAGAGGATGGTTTCCAGTTATTGATGGGAATATCGTGACGCAGCAGGCTAGTCGGTCTTTGTTTACGAAGAAGTATCTTGGGGTTCCTATCATCCTAGGTGCGAACACGGACGAGGGTTCGTTTTATATGCCGGATAGCAAGATTACGACTGATGCTGAGTTTGTGGATTTGATTACAAGTATCTTCAGCCTTGACTACTTCTTCCTGTTGAGCCCATGCTGACATTTCTAGACCCCCAATCCTACAATGTAGCTCCGGGAATCGCCCTCCCGAAGGTACTGGTCAACCAGCTAGCAAAAGCGTACTCCAACGTATCATCCTCGCCATGTAAGTTTGTATTTAGCCAACTAGTGAGACGAATTGCTAACTGTCATAGACATCAAAGCAAAAATCTACCAAAGCGACGCTACAATCAACGCAAACCGTAGACAAGCCTGCCAGGTCTACGCCAAAGCCGGTATCCCCACATACTGCTACCGCTTCAACGTCCCCGTGTCAGGGCATTTTACTGCTCAGCATGGAGATGAGCTGCCATACGTATTCAATAATGCCCAGAGCTATGTTTCGGACAAGTCTCGGGCTCAACTGGCCACTGACATGACTAGCAGCTGGGTGAGTTTCATCGCGACATTGGATCCAAATGCGTGGAAAAATAAAACGAACGCTTCCGCTTCGAGTGTCACGCCTACGTGGCCCCGGTATGTCTATGGAAATGCGCGGGAGATGGTttttgatgaggatgggaAGAGTCATGTTGAAAGTGATAATTGGAGGGTTACGCAGGTTAGCCTGATTAATGGGCCTTCGGGGATTGCGGTGGCGTATCAGAGGTAAAGCAGAGCGAGCAAGTGTGTACGGAGTGATAGTGAAAATTCAGGCCGTGTGTGGGGGAGCATAGCTTGGAATACTATCTTGGTAACATTCTGTATTTCCT
This sequence is a window from Aspergillus chevalieri M1 DNA, chromosome 5, nearly complete sequence. Protein-coding genes within it:
- a CDS encoding uncharacterized protein (COG:T;~EggNog:ENOG410PII6;~InterPro:IPR019819,IPR002018,IPR029058;~MEROPS:MER0030934;~PFAM:PF00135;~SECRETED:SignalP(1-19)), translated to MGMFNYFTTISLLLYQVAATSTPTAQTLNGTYSGLYSQSFNQDFFLGIPYLQAPVGNRRFHPADSLTSAWNGTVAATSYAPSCVGYDTSVDVSEMAEDCLYLNVIRPHAVSDSAKLPVVVFLHGGGFWGGSASESRYNLSYIVDQSTKLGQPILAISFNYRLSAWGFMYSNEVRDTGATNIGLRDQRFALAWIQENIAGFGGDPAKVTLWGQDAGASSIGFQITAYEGRNDSLLRAAIMESGNPTPIQGLNGTQYYQPMYDAIVQRVSPSAAYAAENGMSGSNTCFEATDRMNCLRNVSFSDINEAINSTNPRGWFPVIDGNIVTQQASRSLFTKKYLGVPIILGANTDEGSFYMPDSKITTDAEFVDLITNPQSYNVAPGIALPKVLVNQLAKAYSNVSSSPYIKAKIYQSDATINANRRQACQVYAKAGIPTYCYRFNVPVSGHFTAQHGDELPYVFNNAQSYVSDKSRAQLATDMTSSWVSFIATLDPNAWKNKTNASASSVTPTWPRYVYGNAREMVFDEDGKSHVESDNWRVTQVSLINGPSGIAVAYQR